The Mesorhizobium koreense genome includes a window with the following:
- a CDS encoding YMGG-like glycine zipper-containing protein, with translation MKKLAFVIAVTATLAACTSMEKGAALGTAGGAAVGMAAGGGSNARNAFVGGAAGAVVGALIGKAAEHPGYCLYQDRTGRVFEARCRRR, from the coding sequence ATGAAGAAATTGGCTTTTGTGATTGCAGTCACCGCAACTTTGGCGGCCTGCACGTCTATGGAAAAAGGCGCCGCTCTTGGTACGGCAGGCGGCGCTGCGGTAGGGATGGCGGCAGGCGGTGGCAGTAATGCGAGAAATGCCTTTGTAGGGGGCGCCGCGGGTGCAGTCGTCGGAGCCTTGATCGGCAAGGCGGCCGAACATCCTGGCTATTGTCTGTACCAAGATCGCACTGGCCGCGTATTCGAGGCACGATGCAGAAGAAGGTAA
- a CDS encoding TetR/AcrR family transcriptional regulator yields the protein MTADFNPSPAKVLPDRRSAEAEEGSGLSAEKKPRRKVSIKAERRAEMIEQILDTAEYLFSRHGLYGVTLKDVAKRIGVHHTLINYYFDDKRKLFDAVFARRAVVTSRRRMRVLDEYDKATGGKPTVEGALRAFLDTDLDLYIQGGEGWRNYGALSAQVANTPEWGAQMMDENFDPVVLRLVGLLKRALPDSAEEDIFWGYHFVTGALMLTLARTGRIDKLSAGLCKSDDYAAVKDRMAIFMTAGFQAICQRRKADRN from the coding sequence ATGACGGCGGACTTCAACCCAAGCCCTGCCAAGGTGCTGCCGGACCGACGCAGTGCAGAGGCAGAAGAGGGTTCAGGCTTATCCGCAGAGAAGAAGCCAAGGCGCAAGGTTTCGATCAAGGCCGAGCGCAGGGCCGAGATGATAGAGCAGATCCTCGATACGGCCGAGTATCTTTTTTCGCGCCACGGGCTTTACGGCGTGACGCTTAAGGACGTCGCCAAGCGCATCGGCGTGCATCACACCCTCATAAACTACTATTTCGACGACAAGCGAAAGCTGTTCGATGCAGTCTTCGCGCGCCGGGCGGTCGTGACGAGCAGGCGGCGCATGCGTGTGCTGGATGAGTACGACAAGGCGACCGGCGGTAAGCCGACGGTCGAAGGAGCATTGCGCGCATTCCTCGATACCGACCTCGATCTCTATATCCAAGGCGGCGAGGGCTGGCGGAATTACGGCGCCTTGAGCGCCCAGGTCGCCAACACGCCTGAATGGGGAGCGCAGATGATGGACGAGAATTTCGATCCGGTCGTCTTGCGTCTGGTCGGCCTGTTGAAACGAGCGCTCCCCGACAGTGCGGAAGAGGACATCTTCTGGGGCTATCACTTCGTAACGGGCGCGCTGATGCTGACGCTGGCGCGAACCGGACGCATCGACAAGCTCTCGGCCGGCTTGTGCAAATCCGACGACTACGCCGCCGTCAAGGATCGCATGGCGATCTTCATGACGGCCGGATTTCAGGCGATCTGCCAGCGCCGGAAGGCGGATAGGAATTGA
- a CDS encoding efflux RND transporter periplasmic adaptor subunit has product MTYRQILAVLIRWRAFPARQVTIACLAASVVCITTVSFAQQAAGPAPAVVIEKVEVKPVDASMHFTARVEAIRSVDLRARVAGFLQSVAFKDGQEVKAGDTLFEIEPDQLNASVASAHAQVARAEATRKSAERTLSRNRSLLARNTVSQAVVDDSQAAFDISVADVEVAQAALSTAKLNLSYARITAPISGSIGRAAFTAGNLVGPDSGPLARIVSLDPVRVAFSVTEGELITVRQKQASGKSIDPDTLSLSLRLANDSEYEEPGRLEFVEHEVDPQTGTVTARAIFPNPHHILIPGQFVKLGVREKDTPDMPIIPQTAVLQDREGRFVFLLAKDNTVSQRRIATGPRVGSGWAVTSGLTGGEQVVVQGTQRLTDGMTVAPSEGQPVGNGS; this is encoded by the coding sequence ATGACATATCGCCAGATCCTTGCCGTCCTGATCCGCTGGCGGGCATTCCCGGCACGGCAAGTCACCATTGCCTGCCTGGCGGCCTCAGTGGTTTGCATCACAACCGTTTCGTTCGCCCAGCAGGCGGCCGGCCCGGCCCCTGCCGTCGTCATCGAAAAGGTCGAGGTCAAGCCTGTAGACGCTTCCATGCATTTTACGGCGCGTGTGGAGGCGATCAGGTCCGTGGACCTCAGGGCGCGCGTCGCCGGTTTTCTGCAATCCGTAGCTTTTAAGGACGGTCAGGAGGTCAAAGCCGGAGATACGCTGTTTGAAATTGAACCGGATCAGCTCAACGCTTCGGTCGCTTCCGCGCACGCTCAGGTGGCGCGTGCGGAAGCGACGCGAAAATCCGCCGAACGGACGCTTTCACGCAACCGGAGCCTGCTTGCCCGAAATACGGTCTCTCAGGCGGTGGTCGACGATTCTCAGGCGGCTTTCGACATCTCCGTTGCCGACGTCGAAGTCGCACAGGCTGCGCTGAGCACCGCTAAGCTCAACCTCTCCTATGCCCGCATCACCGCGCCGATCTCAGGCAGCATAGGACGGGCGGCGTTCACCGCGGGCAATCTGGTCGGACCCGATTCCGGGCCGCTGGCGCGCATTGTCAGCCTCGACCCGGTCCGTGTGGCCTTTTCTGTGACCGAGGGAGAACTGATAACGGTCCGCCAGAAACAGGCGAGCGGCAAAAGTATCGACCCCGACACTCTCAGCCTGTCACTACGCCTTGCCAATGACAGCGAATACGAAGAGCCGGGGCGGCTCGAATTCGTCGAGCACGAGGTTGACCCACAAACCGGAACCGTGACCGCCCGAGCGATCTTTCCGAACCCGCATCACATCCTCATTCCGGGACAGTTCGTTAAGCTCGGAGTCCGGGAAAAAGACACGCCTGATATGCCGATCATCCCGCAGACAGCGGTCCTGCAAGACCGCGAGGGGCGATTTGTCTTCCTGCTCGCAAAGGACAATACCGTCTCGCAGCGGCGCATCGCCACCGGCCCCCGTGTCGGCAGCGGCTGGGCGGTCACGTCGGGTCTGACCGGCGGCGAGCAGGTGGTCGTCCAGGGAACGCAGCGTCTCACCGACGGCATGACCGTAGCGCCCAGCGAAGGCCAGCCGGTCGGTAACGGATCATGA
- a CDS encoding efflux RND transporter permease subunit: protein MISNLFITRTRLAIVIAIVISIAGAIAIFALPVQQYPQITPPTVTVSATYPGASAQVIADVVGGPLETAINGVDNMMYMSSTSSNNGQYSLSVTFAVGTDPDIAQINVQNRAQLAISQLPAAVSQQGVSVRSRSPDFILAIAFYSPDNRLDPLEITNFTATTVVDAVSRVKGVGGASVVGASEYSMRIWMNPVRMDALGITADDVAAAIQRQNIQASLGQAGAPPTREGTELQYTLVAEGRLRSPEEFGNIVVRTGDAGAIVRLRDIARIELGARSYASRASFAGHETAMLQINQAPGANAIQTANAVRAELQRLASSFPPGLQYEVVYDATNFVRTSLSLIVQILGEAFAIVVLITFLFLQDWRATLVSALAIPVSMLGAMAALLAFGYSINLISLLALVLAIGLVVDDAILVVENVKHVMEDDPDIDTVGATRAAMRQITGPIISTTLVLLAVVTPTAFLSGISGELYRQFAVTLSAALVLSSFVALTFSPALSAILLKRGKAGHRRGPLGWFTRAVSASRDGYGRAVGFLVRFWPIPLAALAVCFIGAYMLFTRLPSTFIPDEDQGALFLDIQLPNAASLDRTQAVLDEVQKTLSTTPGVANVIAIAGFSILQGTGAPNGAMVVAALDPWDERETPQLQINAILSKLRVQFSTIPGANIAVFAPPAISGIGAVGGLDLRLQALRGQQPEEIAQVVRAFVADINRQPEVGGAATTFSADVPQIFVNVDRTRAEALGVSVAGIYSTIAASFGSRYVNDFTLEGRVFQVNLQADAEHRSNADDLLNLHVRSRSGAMVPLRTVVSTTTVLAPFVISRYNLSVAAQINAQAAPGGSSGAAMNAIERAAAQVLPAGYGYEWSGLSFQERQSSGTEAIVFALAFLFAYLFLVAQYESWTLPVAVILSLGAALFGATAALALFGLQNSLYVQIAIVLLIGLASKNAILIVEFAKERYEEGKSAAEAARLGAEQRFRAVMMTAVSFIFGILPLALSTGAGAGARQAVGVAIFGGMVAATTIGLFIIPVLFAVIERGVAWCSPQSDAKEHHPREAAMPPATRH from the coding sequence ATGATCTCCAATCTGTTCATCACCAGAACACGGCTCGCGATCGTCATTGCGATCGTGATTTCGATCGCCGGCGCGATCGCCATTTTTGCCCTGCCAGTCCAGCAATATCCGCAAATCACCCCACCCACCGTCACGGTGTCGGCGACCTATCCCGGCGCGAGCGCACAGGTGATAGCCGACGTTGTCGGCGGCCCGCTGGAAACAGCGATCAATGGCGTCGACAACATGATGTACATGTCATCGACGAGCTCGAACAACGGACAGTATTCGCTTTCCGTCACCTTCGCGGTAGGCACCGATCCCGACATCGCGCAGATCAATGTGCAGAACAGGGCGCAGTTGGCAATTTCGCAGTTGCCGGCCGCGGTGTCCCAGCAAGGCGTTTCGGTGCGCTCGCGATCGCCTGATTTCATTCTCGCGATAGCCTTCTACTCGCCGGACAACCGGCTAGACCCGCTTGAGATCACCAATTTCACCGCAACCACCGTCGTGGACGCGGTCTCGCGTGTGAAAGGCGTCGGCGGCGCTTCCGTCGTGGGCGCTTCCGAGTATTCCATGCGCATCTGGATGAACCCTGTGCGCATGGATGCGCTCGGCATCACCGCCGACGACGTCGCCGCAGCGATCCAGAGACAGAATATCCAGGCCTCGCTCGGCCAGGCTGGAGCACCGCCGACGCGCGAAGGCACGGAACTGCAATATACGCTGGTGGCCGAGGGAAGATTAAGGAGCCCGGAAGAATTCGGCAACATCGTCGTGCGTACCGGCGATGCCGGGGCGATCGTGCGCCTGCGCGATATTGCGCGCATCGAGCTCGGCGCCCGAAGCTATGCCTCGCGCGCGAGTTTCGCAGGCCACGAAACGGCAATGCTGCAAATAAATCAGGCGCCCGGCGCCAACGCGATCCAGACGGCAAATGCCGTGCGCGCGGAGCTTCAGCGCCTTGCCTCGAGCTTCCCGCCGGGCCTTCAATACGAGGTCGTCTACGACGCGACGAATTTCGTGCGGACCAGCCTGTCGCTGATCGTGCAAATCCTCGGCGAGGCGTTCGCCATTGTCGTCTTGATTACGTTTCTTTTCCTGCAGGACTGGCGCGCGACCCTGGTTTCAGCACTCGCCATACCTGTCTCGATGCTCGGGGCCATGGCGGCGCTCCTGGCATTCGGCTATTCGATCAATCTGATTTCGCTTCTGGCCCTGGTGCTTGCGATCGGGCTGGTCGTGGACGACGCGATCCTGGTCGTCGAAAACGTCAAGCATGTCATGGAAGACGATCCCGACATCGATACAGTGGGCGCGACGCGTGCGGCGATGAGGCAGATCACCGGGCCGATCATCTCCACGACCTTGGTGCTACTCGCGGTGGTCACGCCGACGGCGTTTCTCTCCGGTATCAGCGGCGAACTCTACCGGCAGTTCGCGGTGACGCTGTCGGCCGCGCTCGTCCTTTCCTCGTTTGTCGCGTTGACGTTCAGCCCGGCCCTCAGCGCGATCCTGCTGAAACGGGGGAAGGCAGGCCACAGGCGCGGCCCTCTGGGCTGGTTCACGCGGGCCGTTTCGGCCTCCCGCGACGGCTATGGCCGGGCGGTCGGCTTCCTGGTGCGCTTCTGGCCCATACCGCTGGCCGCGCTCGCCGTCTGTTTTATCGGCGCTTACATGCTTTTCACGCGGCTGCCCTCGACCTTTATACCGGACGAGGATCAGGGCGCGCTGTTTCTCGATATCCAACTGCCGAACGCGGCGTCGCTCGACCGCACACAGGCGGTCCTGGACGAAGTCCAGAAGACCCTGTCGACGACCCCCGGTGTCGCGAACGTCATCGCCATCGCCGGCTTCAGCATTCTCCAGGGAACGGGTGCGCCGAATGGAGCCATGGTGGTGGCAGCGCTGGACCCGTGGGACGAGCGGGAAACACCGCAGCTGCAGATCAATGCTATTCTTTCGAAACTGCGGGTACAGTTCTCGACCATACCGGGCGCCAACATCGCAGTTTTCGCGCCTCCTGCCATTTCCGGCATCGGCGCGGTCGGCGGTCTCGACCTGAGGCTTCAGGCGCTGCGCGGACAGCAACCGGAAGAGATCGCGCAGGTCGTGCGCGCCTTCGTCGCCGACATCAATCGGCAGCCCGAAGTTGGCGGAGCAGCGACCACCTTCAGCGCCGATGTCCCGCAGATATTCGTCAATGTCGATCGCACACGCGCCGAAGCGCTCGGCGTGAGCGTCGCCGGCATCTACTCCACCATCGCCGCAAGCTTCGGCTCGCGCTACGTCAACGATTTCACGCTCGAAGGCCGCGTCTTCCAGGTCAACCTCCAGGCTGATGCCGAGCACCGCTCGAATGCGGACGATCTTCTCAACCTCCATGTGCGCAGCCGCTCCGGCGCGATGGTGCCGCTCCGGACCGTGGTTTCAACGACGACCGTGCTCGCCCCCTTTGTTATCTCACGCTACAATCTCTCGGTAGCCGCACAGATCAACGCGCAGGCCGCGCCCGGCGGCAGTTCCGGAGCGGCGATGAATGCCATCGAGCGTGCGGCCGCCCAGGTGCTGCCTGCGGGATACGGATATGAATGGTCCGGGCTCTCGTTCCAGGAACGGCAAAGCAGTGGAACGGAGGCGATAGTCTTCGCATTGGCCTTTCTGTTCGCCTACCTGTTCCTGGTGGCGCAGTATGAAAGCTGGACACTGCCCGTAGCCGTCATTCTCTCACTCGGCGCCGCCCTGTTCGGCGCAACCGCGGCGCTGGCTCTTTTCGGTTTGCAGAACAGCCTCTACGTACAAATCGCGATCGTGCTCCTGATCGGGCTCGCGTCGAAGAACGCTATACTCATCGTTGAATTCGCAAAGGAGCGTTACGAGGAAGGCAAGTCGGCTGCAGAGGCCGCCCGACTTGGCGCCGAGCAACGTTTCAGAGCGGTCATGATGACTGCGGTGTCTTTTATCTTCGGGATTCTGCCGCTGGCCCTCTCGACCGGGGCCGGGGCCGGCGCGCGTCAAGCCGTCGGCGTCGCGATCTTCGGCGGAATGGTCGCCGCAACGACGATCGGCCTTTTCATTATCCCTGTCCTATTTGCGGTCATTGAGAGGGGCGTGGCATGGTGCTCCCCGCAATCCGATGCAAAAGAACACCATCCCCGCGAGGCGGCTATGCCCCCGGCAACGAGGCACTGA
- a CDS encoding branched-chain amino acid ABC transporter substrate-binding protein translates to MKKFALAAAALSMLGLSVMPALSAEGTLKLAYVDPLSGGGASIGQLGLNQLRFIAERINAKGGVDGQKLEIVPFDNQVNPQTSLVQVQKAIDQGIRIIVQGNGSSVAVAIEDFLRKYNRRNPDHNVVQLNYAAIDPVLTNEKCSYWHFAWDAAVNIKLEALTNYLKAQKDVKKVYLIDQDYSFGHSVAETTVKMLKEKRPDVEIVGNEFHPLVKVTDFSPYVAKIKASGADTVVTGNWGQDLALLIKAAGDAGLKVKWYTFYAGGAGGPTAVKQASLSGQVFQITEGINNIDYAPAKDVIKAYIKAYPKEPVYFPRIFNMTGMLFKAIKEAKSSDPAKFAPKLEGMKYKTFSSGEEGFMRADDHQFFQPLYISTLQPVDTKAEFDEENTGWGWKEVAQVPVKDTITETTCKMKRPK, encoded by the coding sequence ATGAAGAAATTTGCTTTGGCAGCGGCCGCGCTGTCCATGCTTGGCCTGTCCGTCATGCCGGCTCTTTCGGCGGAGGGCACGCTCAAGCTCGCCTATGTCGATCCACTTTCGGGCGGCGGCGCCAGCATCGGTCAGCTCGGCCTGAACCAGCTCAGGTTCATTGCCGAAAGGATAAACGCCAAGGGAGGAGTCGATGGCCAGAAGCTCGAGATCGTCCCCTTCGACAACCAGGTCAATCCGCAGACAAGTCTCGTCCAGGTCCAGAAAGCGATCGACCAAGGGATCCGGATCATCGTCCAGGGTAACGGCTCGTCTGTGGCGGTCGCGATCGAGGACTTTCTGCGGAAATACAACAGGCGCAATCCGGACCACAACGTGGTTCAGTTGAACTATGCGGCGATCGACCCCGTCCTGACGAACGAGAAATGCAGCTATTGGCATTTCGCCTGGGACGCCGCCGTCAACATCAAGCTGGAAGCGCTCACAAACTATCTGAAAGCACAAAAGGACGTCAAAAAGGTCTACCTGATCGACCAGGACTATTCCTTTGGCCACTCGGTCGCCGAAACGACGGTCAAGATGCTGAAGGAGAAACGTCCCGACGTCGAGATCGTCGGCAACGAATTCCATCCGCTGGTCAAGGTCACCGACTTCTCTCCCTACGTCGCCAAGATAAAGGCGTCTGGGGCGGACACCGTCGTCACGGGAAACTGGGGACAGGACCTCGCGCTCCTGATCAAGGCAGCGGGCGATGCCGGCCTCAAGGTCAAGTGGTACACCTTCTATGCCGGCGGTGCGGGCGGCCCGACGGCCGTCAAGCAGGCGAGCCTCTCCGGCCAAGTGTTCCAGATCACCGAAGGTATCAACAATATCGATTATGCTCCAGCCAAGGACGTGATCAAAGCCTATATCAAGGCCTATCCGAAGGAGCCGGTCTATTTTCCGCGCATCTTCAACATGACGGGGATGCTGTTCAAGGCGATCAAGGAAGCCAAATCTTCCGACCCGGCAAAATTCGCGCCGAAGCTCGAGGGCATGAAGTACAAGACCTTCTCAAGCGGCGAGGAGGGTTTCATGCGGGCTGACGACCACCAGTTCTTCCAGCCGCTCTACATCTCCACCCTCCAGCCGGTCGACACCAAGGCCGAGTTCGACGAGGAGAATACCGGCTGGGGCTGGAAGGAAGTCGCGCAGGTTCCCGTCAAGGATACGATCACCGAAACCACCTGCAAGATGAAGCGCCCCAAATAG
- a CDS encoding SH3 domain-containing protein, whose product MNVRRLSALVAFIFATLFVVTLPAEAARAVAVANVTVRAGPGVQHRTVGRLRAGERVNVTRCASSRRWCHVQSRRTRDGWVSSRYLDRVRGGSNRPSGICFYGQRGQICLSR is encoded by the coding sequence ATGAACGTCAGGCGATTGAGTGCGTTGGTCGCGTTTATCTTTGCCACGCTTTTCGTAGTCACCTTGCCGGCTGAAGCCGCACGAGCCGTCGCAGTTGCCAATGTGACTGTTCGTGCGGGCCCCGGTGTTCAACACCGAACCGTCGGCCGGTTACGAGCCGGTGAAAGGGTCAACGTGACACGCTGCGCATCGTCCCGCCGCTGGTGCCATGTTCAGTCCCGCAGAACACGGGATGGGTGGGTCAGCTCGCGCTACCTGGATCGTGTGAGAGGCGGTTCCAATCGCCCTAGCGGAATCTGCTTTTATGGTCAGCGCGGGCAGATTTGTCTCAGCCGCTAG
- a CDS encoding branched-chain amino acid ABC transporter permease, with amino-acid sequence MSGTAEIPVSAQPSTGRRSFMAGYGTWIVVAAVIVALPHIFDSGLALSMMSVMGTMIIFALSYNMLLGQTGLLSFGHAVFFGIGGFFTVNLMNWLAGGEVPMPLMVFPLVGGLAGLVFGIVLGAIATRRAGTAFAMITLGIGELVASSALILRTFFGGEEGISTDRTDLIQPFGITFGPQIEVYYLIGAWCFVSMAAMYAITRTPFGRICNAVRENPQRVSFIGYNTQTVRFVSFSLSGLFAGVAGGLAAINFEIMNSMQMGAAESGAVILMTYIGGIGNFTGPIIGAILVTYLQFTLSDITPVWQLYFGLFFIAIVMFAPNGIAGILMAQEPLIRIGRFHRVAPSYLLAILPALVALAGFSLMVEMTYRLSVRGSAMIFLYMNMDARSPLPWLIAIVLFAGGGWLFLLGARKVGQIYGEAL; translated from the coding sequence ATGAGCGGGACCGCAGAAATCCCGGTGTCCGCCCAGCCTTCGACCGGCCGCAGATCCTTCATGGCCGGCTACGGCACGTGGATCGTGGTTGCCGCGGTGATCGTCGCCTTGCCGCATATCTTCGACTCCGGCCTCGCGCTTTCCATGATGAGCGTCATGGGCACGATGATCATCTTCGCGCTGTCATACAATATGCTGCTCGGGCAGACAGGCTTGCTTTCCTTCGGTCACGCCGTCTTCTTCGGTATTGGCGGCTTCTTCACCGTCAATCTCATGAACTGGCTGGCCGGCGGCGAGGTGCCGATGCCGCTGATGGTCTTCCCGTTGGTCGGCGGCCTCGCGGGGCTCGTCTTCGGCATAGTCCTCGGCGCGATCGCGACCCGCCGCGCCGGCACGGCCTTCGCCATGATCACGCTCGGCATCGGTGAACTGGTCGCCTCCAGCGCCCTCATCCTGCGCACTTTCTTCGGTGGCGAGGAAGGCATCAGCACCGACCGTACCGATCTCATCCAGCCTTTCGGCATTACGTTCGGACCCCAGATCGAAGTCTACTACCTGATCGGTGCCTGGTGTTTCGTATCGATGGCGGCGATGTACGCCATCACCCGAACGCCCTTTGGCCGCATCTGCAACGCCGTGCGCGAGAATCCCCAGAGGGTTTCCTTCATCGGCTACAATACCCAAACCGTCCGCTTCGTCTCTTTCAGCCTCTCCGGCCTTTTCGCCGGCGTCGCAGGCGGGCTTGCCGCGATCAATTTCGAGATCATGAACTCCATGCAGATGGGGGCAGCGGAATCAGGCGCCGTCATCCTGATGACCTATATCGGCGGCATCGGCAATTTCACCGGCCCCATTATCGGCGCCATCCTCGTCACCTATCTCCAGTTCACGCTGAGTGATATCACGCCCGTCTGGCAGCTCTATTTCGGGCTGTTTTTCATTGCCATCGTGATGTTTGCGCCGAACGGCATAGCCGGCATCCTGATGGCACAAGAGCCGCTGATCCGTATCGGCCGTTTCCACCGCGTCGCGCCCTCTTATCTTCTCGCGATCCTACCGGCGCTCGTGGCACTGGCGGGGTTCAGCCTGATGGTCGAGATGACCTACAGGCTATCCGTGAGAGGCTCGGCCATGATCTTCCTCTATATGAACATGGACGCCCGCTCGCCATTGCCCTGGCTGATCGCGATCGTTCTGTTCGCAGGCGGGGGATGGCTGTTCCTGCTCGGCGCGCGCAAGGTAGGCCAGATCTATGGCGAAGCCCTGTAG
- a CDS encoding SDR family NAD(P)-dependent oxidoreductase, whose translation MKLRDRTAIITGAGGGLGRCHALELARHGARIVVNDLDAEAASRVACEINAEGGEAIGVASSVTDETGVAAMVERAMAEWGRIDILVNNAGILHDKSFAKMDLADFRLVVDVHLMGAVICSKAVWEIMRRQAHGRIVMTTSSSGLYGNFGQANYGAAKMALVGLMQTLALEGAKYGIRVNCLAPTAATQMTDEILPPDALEKLAPELVSPGLLALVGDEAPTRAVLCAGAGHFARANVTLTQGVWIGGGDHAADAVAASWDEIGDRSAEVVPAYGFTQAERELASAASMSSATGGTLRNEHLSTTSHGGRSSS comes from the coding sequence ATGAAACTGCGGGATCGGACCGCGATCATCACCGGTGCTGGCGGAGGTTTGGGCCGCTGTCATGCGCTGGAGCTCGCGCGCCACGGCGCCAGGATCGTCGTGAACGACCTTGATGCCGAGGCTGCCAGCCGGGTGGCCTGCGAGATCAATGCCGAGGGCGGGGAAGCCATCGGCGTCGCCAGTTCGGTGACAGACGAAACAGGGGTCGCCGCGATGGTCGAGCGCGCGATGGCGGAATGGGGCCGCATCGACATCCTCGTCAACAACGCCGGGATCCTGCACGACAAGAGCTTCGCCAAGATGGATCTGGCGGATTTTCGTCTTGTCGTCGACGTGCATCTCATGGGCGCGGTCATCTGCTCGAAGGCCGTCTGGGAGATCATGCGTCGGCAGGCGCATGGCCGCATCGTCATGACAACCTCCTCGTCGGGACTCTACGGCAATTTCGGCCAGGCGAACTATGGCGCGGCCAAGATGGCGCTGGTCGGTCTCATGCAGACGCTCGCGCTGGAAGGCGCCAAGTACGGTATCCGCGTGAACTGCCTGGCGCCGACCGCGGCCACGCAGATGACGGACGAAATACTCCCGCCGGATGCGCTCGAAAAACTGGCGCCCGAACTGGTGAGCCCGGGCCTTCTGGCACTGGTCGGCGACGAGGCGCCAACGCGTGCCGTCCTCTGCGCCGGCGCGGGTCATTTCGCGCGCGCCAACGTGACCTTGACGCAGGGTGTCTGGATCGGGGGTGGCGACCATGCCGCCGATGCAGTGGCCGCATCTTGGGATGAGATCGGCGACCGCTCGGCGGAGGTGGTGCCGGCTTACGGTTTCACACAGGCCGAGCGCGAACTGGCAAGCGCGGCTTCAATGTCGTCTGCGACAGGAGGCACCCTTCGCAATGAACATTTGTCGACAACCAGCCACGGAGGAAGATCCAGCTCTTAG
- a CDS encoding branched-chain amino acid ABC transporter permease codes for MLLFLMASGLTVIFSMMGVLNFAHAGFYMLGAFFGFEISRRIGFWPGLIIAPILVGLIGMAVERYGLRHVHRHGHVAELLFTFGLTYVIQQVVEMVWGKLPVDYEVPPSLNFTAFTVFATEYPAFKLFELLISVTIFLVLLVVIKRTRIGLVVQAALSHPGMVSMLGHNVDRVFMLVFGVGVALAAVAGVIAGPALVTQSNMAGLLGPILFVVVVVGGLGSLGGAFVASLLIGLLQTFAVASNASLAGLFGGYTFAGTLATYLSDIWNVTVAQVAPILPYLLLVLILIFRPRGLMGTRET; via the coding sequence ATGCTGCTGTTCCTCATGGCCAGCGGCCTGACCGTCATTTTCTCGATGATGGGCGTGCTCAACTTTGCCCATGCCGGCTTCTACATGCTCGGCGCCTTTTTCGGCTTCGAGATCAGTCGACGTATCGGCTTCTGGCCCGGCCTGATCATCGCACCGATCCTTGTCGGCCTGATCGGCATGGCAGTGGAGCGCTACGGCCTGCGCCACGTCCATCGCCACGGCCATGTCGCGGAACTACTCTTCACCTTCGGGCTCACCTACGTCATCCAGCAGGTCGTCGAGATGGTATGGGGCAAGTTGCCGGTGGACTACGAAGTGCCGCCGTCACTGAATTTCACCGCCTTCACCGTGTTCGCGACCGAATATCCGGCGTTCAAGCTGTTCGAACTCCTGATTTCGGTGACCATCTTTCTGGTGCTGCTGGTCGTGATCAAGCGCACGCGTATCGGCCTGGTCGTCCAGGCGGCACTCAGCCATCCGGGCATGGTGTCGATGCTCGGCCACAACGTCGATCGCGTCTTCATGCTTGTCTTCGGCGTCGGTGTGGCGCTCGCGGCGGTGGCCGGCGTCATTGCCGGCCCGGCTCTGGTCACACAGTCGAACATGGCCGGCCTGCTCGGTCCGATACTGTTTGTCGTGGTGGTCGTCGGCGGCCTCGGCTCGCTCGGCGGCGCCTTTGTCGCCTCCCTCCTGATCGGCCTTTTGCAGACCTTTGCCGTCGCCTCCAACGCCTCGCTCGCCGGCCTGTTCGGCGGGTATACCTTTGCCGGTACGCTCGCGACCTATCTAAGCGATATCTGGAACGTAACGGTAGCGCAGGTGGCCCCCATCCTTCCCTATCTGCTTCTGGTGCTGATCCTGATCTTCAGGCCGCGCGGCCTGATGGGAACACGCGAGACATGA
- a CDS encoding HdeD family acid-resistance protein has product MELKWRGFLALGIILALAGTLAVVLPEISTFAAGTIFGIALSIAGAVKMVQSLQVKEWRGFIWQELTGAVELVGGILIYFNPLKGALAITLLIALVFLVQGILQIALALRVRKQDGWYWFAVSGLVSLTASAALALKLPYTTAYPPGTIAGIALLVAGAAYIAIALTVRRGRR; this is encoded by the coding sequence ATGGAGCTGAAATGGCGCGGGTTCCTTGCATTGGGGATCATTCTGGCGTTGGCCGGAACGCTCGCGGTGGTGCTTCCTGAAATTTCCACGTTCGCTGCAGGAACCATTTTTGGCATTGCCCTTTCGATAGCGGGCGCCGTGAAAATGGTTCAGTCTTTGCAGGTCAAGGAGTGGAGGGGTTTCATCTGGCAGGAACTGACCGGCGCCGTCGAGCTGGTCGGGGGCATCCTGATCTATTTCAATCCGCTGAAAGGCGCCTTGGCAATCACCCTCCTGATAGCGTTGGTCTTTCTCGTTCAGGGCATTTTGCAAATCGCCCTCGCCCTTCGGGTACGCAAGCAAGACGGCTGGTACTGGTTCGCAGTATCGGGCCTGGTTTCGCTGACCGCCAGCGCCGCGCTCGCACTCAAGCTCCCCTACACGACCGCATACCCGCCGGGAACGATAGCCGGCATAGCTCTTCTCGTTGCGGGCGCAGCCTACATCGCTATCGCGCTTACCGTTCGTAGAGGCCGACGATGA